The following proteins come from a genomic window of Novosphingobium aromaticivorans DSM 12444:
- a CDS encoding vWA domain-containing protein, with the protein MFFNFVDELRAAGIPASFKEHLVLLEALEKDVIEQTPEAFYYLSRATFVKDEGLLDRFDQVFNKVFKGLLTDYGQRPVDIPEDWLKAVAEKFLSEEEMEKIKSLGSWDEIMETLKKRLEEQEKRHQGGNKWIGTGGTSPFGNSGYNPEGVRIGGESRHKRAVKVWEKREFANLDNTRELGTRNIKVALRRLRRFAREGAADELDLEGTIEGTARQGWLDIRMRPEKRNAVKLLLFLDVGGSMDPFIKLVEELFSAATAEFKNMEFFYFHNCLYEGVWKDNKRRWSDRTRTWDILHKFGHDYKVVFVGDAAMSPYEISHPGGSVEHFNEEAGAVWMHRVAQTYPATVWLNPVPEKQWAYSQSTKMIKDLIGGSMYPLTLEGLDGAMRELTRKKH; encoded by the coding sequence ATGTTCTTCAACTTCGTCGACGAACTGCGCGCCGCCGGCATCCCGGCCAGCTTCAAGGAGCACCTCGTGCTTCTCGAGGCGCTGGAAAAGGACGTGATCGAGCAGACGCCCGAAGCGTTCTACTACCTCTCGCGCGCCACCTTCGTGAAGGACGAGGGCCTGCTGGATCGCTTCGACCAGGTCTTCAACAAGGTCTTCAAGGGCCTGCTGACCGACTATGGCCAGCGCCCCGTCGACATTCCCGAGGACTGGCTCAAGGCCGTCGCCGAGAAATTCCTCTCGGAAGAGGAAATGGAGAAGATCAAGTCCCTCGGTTCGTGGGACGAGATCATGGAGACGCTCAAGAAGCGGCTGGAAGAACAGGAAAAGCGCCACCAGGGCGGCAACAAGTGGATCGGCACCGGCGGCACCAGCCCGTTCGGCAATTCGGGCTACAATCCCGAAGGCGTGCGCATCGGCGGCGAAAGCAGGCACAAGCGCGCGGTAAAAGTCTGGGAAAAGCGCGAATTCGCCAATCTCGACAACACCCGGGAACTCGGCACCCGCAACATCAAGGTCGCCTTGCGTCGCCTGCGCCGCTTCGCCCGCGAAGGCGCGGCCGACGAACTCGACCTCGAAGGCACGATCGAGGGCACCGCGCGCCAGGGCTGGCTCGATATCCGCATGCGCCCGGAAAAGCGCAATGCGGTCAAGCTCCTGCTGTTCCTCGACGTCGGCGGATCGATGGACCCGTTCATCAAGCTGGTCGAGGAACTGTTCAGCGCGGCCACGGCCGAATTCAAGAACATGGAGTTCTTCTACTTCCACAACTGCCTCTACGAGGGCGTGTGGAAGGACAACAAGCGCCGCTGGTCGGACCGCACCAGGACCTGGGACATCCTCCACAAGTTCGGCCACGACTACAAGGTCGTGTTCGTCGGCGACGCGGCGATGAGCCCCTACGAGATCAGCCACCCCGGCGGCAGCGTCGAACACTTCAACGAGGAAGCGGGCGCGGTGTGGATGCACCGCGTGGCGCAGACCTACCCCGCCACCGTCTGGCTCAATCCCGTGCCCGAAAAGCAGTGGGCCTATTCGCAGTCGACCAAGATGATCAAGGACCTGATCGGCGGCAGCATGTACCCGCTCACCCTCGAGGGTCTCGACGGCGCCATGCGCGAGCTGACCCGCAAGAAGCACTGA
- a CDS encoding enoyl-CoA hydratase gives MTDLVLKTRHENGRIDLTLNRPDKFNALSEALLAALGSELARIAADPGARVVVLSGAGKAFCAGHDLAEMQADRRLDAYRRLFSACTEVMEAIAALPVPVIARIHGVATAAGCQLVGACDLAVASETARFAVSGINVGLFCSTPAVELSRNVPAKRAFEMLVTGKFIGARTASDWGLVNTVAAPEALDSAVDDLAATILAKSPDAIRRGKALFHAQRERPRAEAYALACEVMAQNMMDENTDEGITAFLEKRPPVWR, from the coding sequence ATGACAGACCTGGTCCTGAAGACGCGGCACGAAAACGGCCGCATCGACCTCACTCTCAATCGCCCGGACAAGTTCAACGCCCTGTCCGAAGCGCTCCTCGCCGCGCTCGGGTCGGAACTCGCCCGGATCGCCGCAGACCCCGGCGCCCGCGTCGTGGTCCTCTCCGGCGCCGGCAAGGCGTTCTGCGCCGGCCACGATCTCGCAGAGATGCAGGCGGACCGCCGCCTTGATGCCTACCGCCGCCTCTTCTCCGCCTGCACCGAAGTCATGGAGGCGATCGCCGCCCTGCCCGTGCCGGTCATCGCCCGCATCCACGGCGTCGCCACGGCCGCCGGTTGCCAGCTCGTCGGCGCCTGCGACCTTGCCGTCGCGTCGGAAACCGCGCGCTTTGCCGTCTCGGGCATCAACGTCGGCCTGTTCTGCTCGACCCCCGCCGTAGAGCTGAGCCGCAACGTGCCCGCCAAGCGCGCGTTCGAAATGCTGGTGACCGGCAAGTTCATCGGCGCCCGCACCGCATCCGACTGGGGCCTCGTCAACACCGTGGCCGCTCCCGAAGCGCTGGACTCCGCCGTCGACGACCTCGCCGCCACGATCCTCGCCAAGAGCCCCGACGCCATCCGCCGGGGCAAGGCCCTCTTCCACGCCCAGCGCGAACGCCCCCGCGCCGAGGCCTATGCCCTCGCCTGCGAAGTCATGGCGCAGAACATGATGGACGAGAACACCGACGAAGGCATCACCGCCTTCCTCGAAAAGCGCCCGCCCGTCTGGCGCTGA
- a CDS encoding GFA family protein, translated as MTYTGSCACGAVTLEISGKTLGTRQCWCRQCQQIAAGGPTNNAIFRAEDVRIDGELSTGEWPAASGNTLTFSFCPSCGAQIFAQSSARKHLVTVRIGVIDTPNDLRPEMAIWTEEAPAWAQIDPRLENYPRQPPPPQAKA; from the coding sequence ATGACCTACACTGGAAGCTGCGCCTGCGGGGCGGTCACGCTGGAAATCTCGGGGAAGACGCTCGGCACGCGCCAGTGCTGGTGCCGCCAGTGCCAGCAGATCGCGGCCGGCGGCCCCACCAACAACGCGATCTTCCGGGCCGAGGACGTGCGCATCGACGGCGAGCTTTCGACCGGCGAATGGCCCGCCGCCAGCGGCAACACCCTCACCTTCTCCTTCTGTCCGAGCTGCGGTGCACAGATCTTCGCGCAAAGCTCGGCCCGCAAGCACCTTGTCACCGTCCGCATCGGCGTGATCGACACGCCGAACGACCTGCGCCCCGAAATGGCGATCTGGACGGAGGAGGCCCCGGCCTGGGCGCAGATCGACCCGCGCCTCGAAAACTATCCCCGCCAGCCCCCGCCGCCCCAAGCAAAGGCCTGA